GCTATTAAATATGGTGAAatggaattaaaaaatataaatgaacaaagagaaaaattacatgaacaaaacaaaaagcTAAATGAGCTAGTAgatgatttaaaaagtCAGCTAATcaaagaagaaataaaaaatacagaaatgaataaaaatatatatactattaaaaatgaaaataaacaaattgtACAAGACTATGAACAAAAACTACAAAATAAGGAAACATACATAgagaatattaaaaatgagtTAAAAAATGCCAGAGAAAAAATTGAGAAAGAATATGATTTGCACACACAAGAggacaaaaaaattctgAACAGCAAGGTAGAAAAGATGAacaatgaaataaatgaactgaacaaaataaaaaactcATATGAAgttgaaattaaaaaattaaatgatgattgggataaattaaatttacaaCTAAAAGAGAAAGAAAGTGAAAATGAGAAATTGGCTAGTTCTCTAAAAGAGCAGGAGAATGTCATACAAAatttaagaaataaaataaaagagatTGAAGAGTGTGGAAAATTAgaattggaaaaaaaagaatatgaaataaggataaaaaaaatggaagaagaaaatgaaagacaaaaagaagaaattaCACAAAAATCAAACCAAGACAAAATTGAgtttgaagaaaaaataaaatcaattcaagaacataataaaataatgatagaagaattgaaaaaaaaatggaaagaagataaagaaaattatgaagaaaaaatcaaaaatattaatgaaaaaaataatagtatcattgaaaaaattcaaGAGGATTGCAAAAGTCAAATAAAAAGAGTTACAGACTTATGTAATGTTAAAACGAAATCAGAAGTAGATAGagtaaataatgatgaaaagttacaaaaacaaattcAAGAATATTCAATTatgttaaataataaagatgaagaaattaaaaatattattaatatgtacgatgaaaaattacaaaTGCAAAATGCTGAAATGGAAAATCTAATAAATGAATgtgaagaaaaattaaaacaagCAAAAATAACTAAAAAGCAAATGTCAGAAAAGGATAGCAAAGAAGAGATAGCAACCTCAGAGGCTGCCTACAAAGTTGGGGAAAGGGAAGCAAAAGTGGAAGAGAGGGAAGGTAAAGTAAAGGCAAGAGAGGACAAAATTGGAGAGAGAGAAGGCAAAGTAAAGGCAAGAGAAGACAAAATTGGAGAGAGAGAAGGCAAAATAAAGGATAgagaaaacaaaattgaAGAGATAGAAGGTAAGATAAAGGCTAGAGAAAACAAAGTTGAAGAGAGAGAAGCCAAAGTAAAGGTGAGAGAGGACAAAGTGGAAGAAAGAGAAGGCAAAGTGAAGGCGAGAGAAGATAAGGTGGCGGAAAAGGAAGTGCATGCAGTAGAGAAAGAAGCACAGTTGATAGAAAAGGAAGCAAATATAATGGAAAGAGAAATTGAATTAAAAGACAAagaagataaaataaagaaatcacaagatgaattaaatgaaaaaagtaaaattttaaataatacaaaattagaTAAACCAAATAATGCTACTCTTCAAgagaataaaaatgaatcaaATAGTGAGGGCGCAGAAAATGAAGGAACAGGAGAAGATAATATCTCAGATAAAAATAGCAATATAGAGGTAGaagaaaagaaagaaaaaaagaaaaaaaaaaaagaaaaatcgaaaaatgGTAAGAAgggagaaaaaaataataaagaggAATTATTAACGCTAGAAATGttagaagaaaaatatCTTAACATACAAAATGAGCTAATCGAAGGAAAAACAAATCATTGTCTTTACTTAAAATCTCTAATTAAAACGCTGGATGAAATTATTGAAATTCTTAATGCAAAACAAAGCGCAGCATTAAATAGCCAAACATTAGACAACCAAACATTAAATACtacattaataaatgatacAACAATAACCGATGCTATTAATACAATCAATTATGCCATTTCATCGTGGAACATATTTGGTGATACCAGCGCAATTAATCCAATAGAGAATGATCAGACAACAGGAGAAGATATAAATTCAATTTCAAattttgatgaaaaaagtagtgacgatttaaaaaatatcgtTACTGAAAAACTTCAGTTAATTAAACAAATGATTGGATAAGCTACAAACAAgcttatatatgtaaacaATTGATGAATTCACATGttgttattttaattaaatagtatttttatcttttaaaaatttccgttattttttttctgaaaTTTGGTGTGTACATGGGCACCAtttcatttgtttatatttttttcgtttttttaattttattttgtttgtgatttatttattttgctatcattatttttttacactaTGATAAAAACAGTATTTCAgaatacttttattttttaagcatatgctttcatttttttaaaattgaaaaaaaaggtcTATATGATAAATGAGGAAACAAGTTGTTTGTTCAAATAGTTTGCAACATATGGAAAAATAGAGAAATAGccaaataaacaaaaaaaattaatgcaataagttaattaaaaattgaataaaaacatgtatgttcatacaaattttaataaaacattcTAAATAGCTAGTAGCTGGACGAATATTGCATGAACGGGTCATGCAGTTTAGCAGTTGGCTATtgccaaaaaaaaaacaaatacataaaatgtataataataatagtgtGTGTGACTTTAAATCTGGGGAATTTTACCAAATTAGGCGAACTCCGAAAAAAGAGGAATATTGTGGTAGTAAAAAGTATTTGTCTGATATTtgttatacaaattttttaaaatgttttgggaattttctttctttgtcttggtattataataaatatcttCGTA
This portion of the Plasmodium chabaudi chabaudi strain AS genome assembly, chromosome: 3 genome encodes:
- a CDS encoding autophagy-related protein 11, putative produces the protein MINLKEGEKDPYKIYRNESEVPFERKNFDDLKKSIENLLNDEQTTSELDNIKKSLLELELSTQNNNDSNSVLNKESLIRLDDGKTFEEIKRELEKQKRMNNSLSLKIKSIHIKLNNIYMKRNEVEKSIIDKIRQIEFKFSALNQESKEEDDTADTRNDGDCLELKGNEYFETSEKIEIEKLKKVLNEYEEDLKCLKNDKEKTSFELKCSRKDLEDEIKKNNEYINKIKCYEMNANIYKSDNLKKLHEINEIKIELENLRNIYNDTYVKNKLLSDEKNELTLINNDLKLELRNVKTDLETSKNKENILNKCTNKIHNILIYLKKNNDKNFEYETFENKLDKTNDKLLINADKDIDEIYSSIQNLINMKKYYEEKKQELEETKNEIEVVKKNFMERCKSYEEMKMKMEKLKLLEKDNLKICNDKKNDEKRISELKEKLTKEENKIIELKKKNYYNVFKLKDFKEKERDMMDEIKKLKKHIKEYKICFEKSRKINKNQLKYMKGKNKRLLSNIHGINFELKKCVSKINQINKNTESLKREKENVQKEIYFIKKKNEKLQQELKEIEVEKKNKESKAQTLNSNIYKVCTELNKQNKEYKENIKRLCCCRDELKEALKKKSCKFILLKKNCYYLKKKIQKQNNELKKHLNIIKKQELAISNCSEQNEKLSEELKRHDLLIKSRDNKIKLLENNLIKKEEINHIQIKENANAIKYGEMELKNINEQREKLHEQNKKLNELVDDLKSQLIKEEIKNTEMNKNIYTIKNENKQIVQDYEQKLQNKETYIENIKNELKNAREKIEKEYDLHTQEDKKILNSKVEKMNNEINELNKIKNSYEVEIKKLNDDWDKLNLQLKEKESENEKLASSLKEQENVIQNLRNKIKEIEECGKLELEKKEYEIRIKKMEEENERQKEEITQKSNQDKIEFEEKIKSIQEHNKIMIEELKKKWKEDKENYEEKIKNINEKNNSIIEKIQEDCKSQIKRVTDLCNVKTKSEVDRVNNDEKLQKQIQEYSIMLNNKDEEIKNIINMYDEKLQMQNAEMENLINECEEKLKQAKITKKQMSEKDSKEEIATSEAAYKVGEREAKVEEREGKVKAREDKIGEREGKVKAREDKIGEREGKIKDRENKIEEIEGKIKARENKVEEREAKVKVREDKVEEREGKVKAREDKVAEKEVHAVEKEAQLIEKEANIMEREIELKDKEDKIKKSQDELNEKSKILNNTKLDKPNNATLQENKNESNSEGAENEGTGEDNISDKNSNIEVEEKKEKKKKKKEKSKNGKKGEKNNKEELLTLEMLEEKYLNIQNELIEGKTNHCLYLKSLIKTLDEIIEILNAKQSAALNSQTLDNQTLNTTLINDTTITDAINTINYAISSWNIFGDTSAINPIENDQTTGEDINSISNFDEKSSDDLKNIVTEKLQLIKQMIG